From Bacillus sp. Bos-x628, the proteins below share one genomic window:
- a CDS encoding SpoIID/LytB domain-containing protein produces the protein MKKTGVTLIVLMTLTLIIAPLQSAMASSTISVKLSNNIGNKKSMDLSTTGEYKLSGSNVAVTKRYDGKNRYEVANSIASAGWKNPSTVVVVSRDAFDHAISVSPLAYKLGAPILYTNIERLTKTTENQLKKMKPDNILIIGNTKSISTATEKSIKKYGKVRRISGKDKFEISQKIAKEMGNYKQAVVVGGNSFMNGIAIASYASRKGYPILLTKKDSIPTYKLPSKVIIIGSTKSTGQKVENQLKKTSQVTRISGANRYELSVNIIKKLNINADKVYLAKASSFIYAMPLSQLAAKSNSTVVYVKPDSITASLKSLLKEKGTYAYHLAGSTSAIQDSLKKSLAKQVYLKKNQNYQLNIANGNISLKGIKTYNTLRIVPEKYSTKNVLQIAGNPYLGNVNFAIESGYIRPTLENIPFEDYLKGVVPNEMPASWHVEALKAQAVAARTYSVKSIGKVVPDTTAFQVYGGYNWYTNSTKAVNATKGKVLTYNNQLISATYYSSNGGYTEASEEVWGNALPYLVAKADTKDPVNAWTFKLSKKQLGNTFSASTASSQWSTAKETNATDLAGLKSWLLKNKETAATDMKIASISSLTFSGKTKGHRAKTVSMKLTYHLKNKKGTYTVNKSTTANMKMTEFRSIMGATKIKSTFATVKNNKNDFTISGKGYGHGIGMSQYGAKARAESGNSYSSILSFYYPGTKLTNY, from the coding sequence TTGAAAAAAACAGGCGTTACCCTAATTGTTCTCATGACACTGACTTTAATCATAGCACCCCTTCAGTCTGCCATGGCTAGTTCGACAATTTCTGTGAAATTGTCTAATAATATCGGAAACAAAAAAAGTATGGATTTATCTACAACTGGAGAATACAAGCTTTCAGGATCGAATGTCGCTGTCACGAAAAGGTATGATGGAAAAAATCGATATGAAGTAGCCAATAGCATCGCTTCTGCTGGCTGGAAAAATCCTTCAACTGTTGTTGTGGTCAGCCGAGATGCATTTGATCATGCCATTTCTGTATCACCGTTAGCATACAAACTGGGCGCACCTATTTTGTATACGAACATTGAAAGGCTTACGAAAACAACCGAAAACCAGCTGAAGAAAATGAAGCCGGATAACATCCTGATTATTGGTAATACGAAAAGTATTTCAACAGCTACTGAGAAATCCATTAAAAAGTATGGCAAAGTCAGACGGATTAGTGGAAAAGACAAGTTTGAAATTTCCCAAAAAATCGCAAAGGAAATGGGGAACTATAAACAAGCCGTTGTTGTCGGTGGTAACTCCTTTATGAATGGGATTGCGATTGCTTCTTATGCTTCTAGAAAAGGGTATCCAATCTTGTTAACAAAAAAAGATTCCATCCCGACTTACAAACTACCAAGTAAAGTCATCATCATTGGTAGTACAAAAAGTACTGGACAAAAAGTGGAGAATCAACTCAAAAAAACCTCACAGGTCACACGAATTAGCGGTGCAAACCGCTATGAATTATCTGTGAATATCATCAAAAAGCTAAACATCAATGCAGATAAAGTGTATTTGGCGAAAGCCTCCAGCTTTATTTATGCAATGCCGCTGTCACAATTGGCAGCTAAATCTAACAGCACGGTTGTATATGTGAAACCAGATTCCATTACAGCTTCATTAAAATCGCTCCTGAAAGAAAAGGGGACATACGCCTACCATCTTGCAGGTAGCACAAGTGCTATTCAAGACAGCTTGAAAAAATCTTTAGCCAAACAAGTCTACCTGAAGAAAAATCAAAACTATCAATTGAATATTGCTAACGGGAACATTTCGTTAAAAGGCATTAAGACATATAACACATTAAGAATTGTTCCTGAGAAATATTCAACGAAAAATGTTCTTCAAATTGCGGGTAACCCGTATTTAGGGAATGTAAATTTTGCAATTGAATCTGGATATATCAGACCGACTCTCGAAAATATTCCTTTTGAAGACTATTTAAAAGGTGTTGTGCCAAATGAAATGCCTGCAAGCTGGCATGTCGAAGCGCTAAAAGCACAGGCTGTTGCAGCAAGAACGTACTCGGTGAAAAGTATTGGAAAAGTCGTACCTGATACAACAGCCTTCCAAGTGTATGGTGGCTATAACTGGTATACCAATTCCACCAAAGCTGTCAATGCTACAAAAGGAAAGGTACTGACATACAATAATCAATTAATTTCAGCGACCTATTATTCTAGTAATGGCGGATATACAGAGGCGAGTGAAGAAGTGTGGGGGAATGCGCTGCCGTACTTAGTGGCAAAAGCCGACACGAAAGATCCCGTCAATGCTTGGACATTCAAGCTTTCCAAAAAGCAATTGGGCAACACATTTAGTGCAAGTACAGCATCGTCCCAATGGAGCACGGCAAAAGAGACAAATGCGACTGACTTAGCAGGGCTGAAATCATGGCTTTTGAAAAACAAAGAAACAGCAGCAACTGACATGAAAATTGCATCGATCTCAAGCCTTACCTTCTCAGGAAAAACAAAAGGGCATCGCGCAAAGACTGTGTCGATGAAGTTGACGTACCACCTTAAAAATAAAAAGGGTACGTATACAGTAAATAAAAGCACAACTGCGAACATGAAGATGACGGAATTTAGATCGATCATGGGCGCAACAAAGATAAAGAGTACGTTTGCGACAGTGAAAAATAATAAAAATGATTTCACGATTTCAGGAAAAGGATATGGTCATGGAATTGGTATGAGCCAATATGGGGCTAAAGCTAGAGCGGAATCTGGTAATTCGTATTCTTCCATACTCTCGTTCTATTATCCAGGTACAAAATTAACAAACTATTAA
- a CDS encoding N-acetylmuramoyl-L-alanine amidase: protein MKRSMMKTVILSLIALFVIVPTASADNSVSRIDGGSRYAVAVNVAKKGWGTASTVVLVGKTAYANATAGIPLAYQKNAPVLYTNSDSLSADTKKGLTSLKTKTVIVLGSTSSVSNNVVNQLKKMGISTQRISGKNRYELSANIAKKMKTPAGVVIVEGSFYAHGIAIAPVAAQKGFPILYTDKKGLRSEIASVAKASNVKQTIVVGGENDVTKAAYNQLKSPTRIKGSTRYDVAANIVKKYNMSTNNTYVSRGFGYATSSSAAGIAAKQNKALLLTNEKTLPKVTRSTISSKKITKFTVVGSTNTVTPTVVSQLKNPVVGKKVFIDPGHGAQDSGAVGYGLYEKNLNLDVAKRLNTKLKNAGAITTMSRTSDTFDSLQTRVNKGANAKADIFISVHANSNDNSSANGTETYYDKTYAAANSLKLAQNIQPKMVSALGTRDRGVKTAGFYVIKYSKMPSVLLETGFVSSPVDSNILKSATYKDKLAAGISSGVSGYFR from the coding sequence ATGAAGCGATCAATGATGAAAACAGTCATCCTTAGCCTTATCGCACTTTTCGTTATAGTACCAACTGCGTCAGCGGACAATTCAGTCTCACGTATAGATGGTGGGAGTCGATATGCTGTAGCGGTGAATGTAGCGAAAAAAGGTTGGGGAACTGCTAGTACAGTAGTGTTAGTAGGGAAAACAGCATATGCAAATGCAACTGCTGGAATTCCACTTGCTTACCAAAAAAATGCACCAGTTCTTTATACAAACAGCGATAGTCTTTCGGCTGATACGAAAAAAGGATTAACGTCATTAAAAACAAAGACTGTCATCGTTTTAGGAAGCACATCTAGTGTGTCTAACAACGTCGTCAATCAATTAAAGAAAATGGGCATCTCAACACAACGCATTTCAGGAAAAAACCGATATGAGTTATCGGCAAATATCGCCAAAAAAATGAAAACCCCTGCAGGTGTAGTGATCGTTGAAGGTTCATTTTATGCACATGGGATCGCTATTGCACCTGTGGCTGCCCAAAAAGGATTTCCGATCCTATATACAGATAAAAAGGGACTTCGTTCTGAAATCGCTTCTGTAGCAAAAGCAAGCAATGTGAAACAAACGATTGTGGTAGGCGGAGAGAATGATGTCACAAAAGCAGCTTACAATCAGTTGAAATCTCCAACGCGAATTAAAGGCTCTACCCGTTATGACGTGGCTGCGAATATTGTCAAGAAGTATAATATGAGTACGAATAATACCTATGTATCAAGAGGATTTGGCTATGCCACTTCATCTTCTGCAGCAGGGATTGCAGCAAAACAAAACAAAGCACTTCTTCTTACAAATGAGAAGACTTTACCAAAAGTAACAAGATCGACGATTAGTAGCAAGAAAATCACAAAATTCACTGTAGTAGGCAGTACAAATACAGTGACTCCAACCGTCGTATCTCAATTGAAAAACCCTGTAGTCGGAAAAAAAGTCTTCATTGACCCAGGTCACGGTGCACAAGATTCAGGTGCTGTTGGATATGGATTATATGAAAAGAACTTAAACTTAGATGTTGCGAAGCGCCTGAATACTAAGCTGAAAAATGCTGGTGCAATCACAACGATGTCTAGAACTTCAGATACATTTGACAGTCTCCAAACACGTGTGAACAAGGGTGCGAATGCGAAAGCAGATATCTTTATTAGTGTCCATGCGAACTCAAACGATAACAGCAGTGCAAATGGAACAGAAACGTATTATGACAAAACATATGCGGCTGCAAACAGTTTGAAGCTGGCGCAAAACATCCAGCCAAAAATGGTCAGTGCGCTTGGCACGAGAGACCGCGGTGTAAAAACCGCTGGCTTCTATGTCATCAAATATTCTAAGATGCCGAGTGTCTTGCTCGAAACAGGTTTTGTTTCCAGCCCTGTTGATTCAAATATTTTGAAATCCGCCACCTATAAAGATAAATTAGCGGCTGGTATTTCAAGCGGCGTTTCAGGCTACTTTAGATAA
- a CDS encoding cell wall-binding repeat-containing protein, which yields MRFEIKWLLLTVIVLCLYTPPVFAQNTAIRIDGNNRYEVAVNTAKKGWSTASTVVLVGEDAYADALSAVPFAYQQDAPVLLTNAGSLSGATRTGLQQLKTNRVIILGGTASVSEKVVTQLKAMNLSVSRITGKNRYDLALHIAKRMKSADVAVIVNGSAYADAVAIAPYAAKQGYPILLTDEQGLRHETANLLKNRAVKRTIVIGGESSVNKTAFGQLPSPTRISGANRYEVAARIAKTYPLKTSHTYMSNGYAYADAAAAASIAAKQGQTLLLTNDQTVPNATRSIIGAKKISTFHVLGGTSTVSTNVISQLKNPVLGQTIFIDPGHGAQDAGAIGNGLLEKNVNLEVGLKLQTKLNQAGALTAMSRTSDTFDSLQTRVRKGANANADVFISIHANANDNSSANGTETYYDTSYAATDSLKLAQRIQPRMANALGTRDRGVKTAGFYVIKYSKMPSVLLETGFVTSPIDANVLKSSTNKSQLASGIANGVSTYFGTK from the coding sequence ATGCGTTTTGAAATCAAATGGCTTTTACTTACTGTCATCGTGTTATGCTTGTATACACCACCTGTATTTGCTCAAAATACGGCGATAAGAATTGATGGGAACAATCGTTATGAAGTGGCGGTGAATACAGCGAAAAAAGGCTGGTCTACTGCTTCTACAGTTGTTCTTGTAGGGGAAGATGCATACGCAGATGCACTAAGTGCTGTCCCTTTTGCCTATCAACAAGATGCCCCCGTCCTATTAACGAATGCCGGCAGTCTTTCAGGAGCCACTAGGACAGGCCTTCAGCAATTGAAAACGAACCGTGTCATCATACTTGGCGGAACAGCGAGTGTTTCTGAGAAAGTTGTGACGCAACTAAAAGCCATGAATTTATCAGTATCACGTATTACTGGAAAGAATCGCTATGATTTGGCTCTTCACATTGCAAAGCGAATGAAAAGTGCTGATGTAGCTGTCATCGTTAACGGTTCTGCCTATGCAGATGCAGTGGCGATTGCACCATATGCAGCAAAACAAGGATATCCCATTTTATTAACAGATGAGCAAGGGCTTCGTCATGAAACGGCAAATTTGTTAAAAAATAGAGCGGTGAAACGAACCATTGTGATCGGTGGGGAATCCAGTGTCAACAAAACGGCCTTTGGTCAGCTTCCTTCGCCAACAAGAATCAGCGGAGCCAATCGCTATGAGGTTGCAGCTCGAATAGCTAAGACATATCCACTGAAGACAAGTCATACGTATATGAGTAATGGCTATGCCTATGCGGATGCCGCAGCCGCTGCAAGCATTGCGGCCAAGCAGGGGCAAACGCTTCTTCTCACGAACGATCAAACGGTGCCAAACGCAACAAGAAGCATCATAGGGGCTAAAAAGATATCGACATTTCATGTGTTAGGTGGTACATCAACAGTTAGCACAAATGTCATCTCACAGCTAAAAAATCCAGTTTTAGGTCAAACGATTTTCATCGATCCAGGTCATGGTGCACAGGATGCTGGGGCGATAGGGAATGGTTTGCTCGAAAAAAACGTCAATTTAGAAGTAGGATTAAAACTACAAACGAAGTTAAATCAAGCTGGTGCTCTTACTGCCATGTCAAGAACATCTGATACATTTGATTCTCTTCAAACACGTGTGAGAAAGGGAGCGAATGCCAATGCAGATGTGTTCATTAGCATTCATGCAAATGCGAACGATAACAGCAGTGCGAATGGAACAGAAACGTATTACGATACCTCATACGCCGCAACAGACAGCTTAAAGCTAGCGCAGAGAATTCAACCAAGGATGGCTAATGCACTTGGCACAAGAGATCGAGGCGTAAAAACGGCAGGTTTCTATGTTATTAAATATTCCAAAATGCCAAGTGTATTGCTGGAGACTGGCTTTGTCACAAGTCCAATTGATGCCAACGTGTTAAAATCCTCGACGAACAAATCACAGCTGGCATCTGGGATTGCGAATGGGGTATCAACTTATTTTGGGACAAAATAA
- a CDS encoding exopolysaccharide biosynthesis polyprenyl glycosylphosphotransferase, whose protein sequence is MSAEKAMNLYREFEVRRNHSFALTEHMVRYLFAKRFIDLVFSFIGLILSTPIILLFALLIKLETPGPAFYMQERVGKDGVYFKLWKLRSMRTDAESGGAKWAQKNDPRITKIGAFIRKTRIDELPQFINVLKGEMSIVGPRPERPMFTAEFNRTIPGFTKRLAVKPGLTGLAQVNGGYEMSPSEKLSYDLQYIQNLTFSLDTKIMVKTLKVIMTGDGAR, encoded by the coding sequence GTGAGCGCAGAAAAAGCGATGAATCTTTACAGAGAATTTGAAGTGAGACGAAATCACTCTTTTGCCTTAACAGAACATATGGTTCGCTATTTATTTGCAAAGCGTTTCATAGATTTAGTTTTCTCGTTCATCGGATTGATTTTGAGTACGCCAATCATTTTGCTTTTCGCCCTTTTAATTAAGTTAGAAACACCAGGGCCAGCCTTTTATATGCAGGAAAGGGTCGGGAAAGACGGTGTTTACTTCAAATTATGGAAGCTTAGATCAATGAGAACCGATGCAGAAAGCGGTGGGGCGAAATGGGCACAAAAAAATGATCCACGTATCACAAAAATTGGAGCTTTCATTCGAAAAACAAGAATTGATGAGCTACCACAATTTATCAACGTGTTAAAAGGAGAAATGAGTATTGTCGGGCCAAGACCGGAAAGACCTATGTTTACCGCAGAATTTAATCGAACCATTCCAGGTTTTACAAAAAGGCTGGCGGTCAAGCCGGGTCTGACAGGTCTTGCTCAGGTAAATGGAGGATATGAAATGAGTCCAAGTGAAAAATTATCATACGACTTACAGTATATTCAAAACTTGACATTTTCTCTCGACACGAAGATTATGGTAAAAACGTTAAAAGTAATTATGACTGGAGACGGAGCCAGATAA
- a CDS encoding MOP flippase family protein, with protein MASIKNRMLSGAKWTSLSAVIITIIQIGQFAFLGNVMSLKEFGLVGMITTVTIFTQILLDLGIGAAIIQKEQATDRQLSTLYWMNLLTGVVLFCLLILVSPIIAAFYSRHELEGLLKLLSIMFLIAPIGQQYQYMLQKDLAFKTLSTIETIANLLSLVVLFVLVFLINPIVAYVMSQVVLQSGKGLLYAAAYWKKWHPSPVFALGEVKEFFSFGAFQLASRLVNRAGSNIDMILIGRFLGAEALGIYSLAYQIVTIPVLKINPIVTRVAFPVFSKSQRDHSVLREGFLSMTNMLALISFPLLIGLVAVSDSFIEVVFGERWLVAVPVLNILCIVGLLRVLMNPNGSILLAKGRADLAFYWDTGMLIVYGCALYAGVRSGNLVTVAWIYSGVSLLNFLVGRWLMAHVIQLEMKVYMKSLLKPTVMTLLMAVCAFAVHQGLKLTLANSLIQLILTVFLSAALYSLLFLKMYPRIAGKLLRRGRSS; from the coding sequence ATGGCAAGTATAAAAAATCGCATGTTAAGTGGTGCGAAATGGACAAGCTTGTCCGCGGTGATCATTACCATCATCCAAATCGGACAGTTCGCCTTTTTAGGAAATGTGATGTCGCTCAAAGAATTTGGACTCGTTGGCATGATCACAACCGTCACAATATTTACGCAGATCTTACTTGACTTAGGAATCGGAGCGGCGATTATCCAAAAGGAACAAGCAACTGATCGCCAGTTATCTACATTATATTGGATGAACTTATTAACAGGGGTCGTATTGTTTTGTCTACTCATCCTTGTAAGCCCGATCATTGCCGCCTTTTATTCTCGACATGAACTAGAAGGTCTACTCAAACTATTATCTATTATGTTTCTGATTGCGCCAATCGGTCAGCAATATCAGTACATGCTGCAAAAAGACTTAGCGTTTAAGACATTAAGTACAATTGAAACCATTGCGAATCTTTTGTCGCTAGTTGTTTTGTTCGTGCTTGTCTTTTTGATCAATCCAATCGTCGCTTATGTCATGTCTCAAGTGGTTTTGCAATCAGGAAAAGGTCTATTATATGCAGCGGCTTATTGGAAAAAGTGGCATCCATCACCGGTCTTTGCATTAGGGGAAGTGAAAGAATTTTTCTCGTTCGGTGCCTTTCAGTTGGCGTCTAGGCTCGTCAATCGAGCAGGCTCTAACATTGACATGATTTTAATTGGCCGGTTTCTTGGGGCAGAGGCGTTAGGTATTTATAGCTTGGCTTATCAAATTGTGACGATACCTGTGCTGAAAATTAATCCGATTGTGACGAGAGTGGCATTTCCTGTGTTTTCAAAAAGTCAGCGTGACCACTCGGTGCTACGTGAAGGTTTTCTGAGTATGACGAATATGCTAGCACTCATTAGTTTTCCATTATTAATCGGTCTTGTTGCCGTATCAGATAGCTTTATAGAAGTCGTGTTTGGAGAGAGATGGCTAGTGGCTGTTCCTGTCCTAAATATTTTATGTATCGTAGGTCTTCTTCGTGTGTTGATGAATCCAAACGGTTCCATTCTTCTTGCAAAGGGAAGGGCGGATTTAGCCTTTTATTGGGATACGGGCATGCTCATTGTATATGGATGTGCGTTATATGCAGGAGTAAGGTCAGGCAATCTAGTCACAGTGGCATGGATTTATTCAGGTGTCAGCTTACTGAATTTTCTTGTTGGGAGGTGGCTCATGGCCCATGTCATCCAGCTTGAAATGAAGGTGTACATGAAATCGCTCTTAAAGCCTACTGTGATGACGCTATTAATGGCTGTATGTGCATTTGCTGTTCATCAAGGGTTAAAGCTGACTCTTGCAAATAGCCTAATTCAATTAATACTGACCGTTTTTTTAAGCGCTGCTTTATACAGCCTGCTGTTTTTAAAAATGTATCCACGGATTGCAGGCAAACTATTGAGAAGAGGTCGTTCGTCATGA
- a CDS encoding glycosyltransferase family 4 protein — protein MKVLWLTSVYPSERNPSEGVFHETQVQELLKQGIEVTVICPNPVNPPILRMLKASYRQKREVPEQELRGGVTVYRPPYTALPGQLKWAQPSKRIAAAVLHTIQRHQLSPDFIHAHFSMPSGGAAAVIQEETQIPYVLTLHGSDVNVYPHYSKGAFKAFETAVKQASAVFTVSQELAEKTKEMTKVDAQFLPLGIPLKSFSDKREKKEEIRKQLGLPLHDKLVVFVGRLVKEKGLFELADAVSGMSGVKAVFVGKGPIAKELTERAGSSILLPGQVPNEKVKDYLMAADLLALPSYSEGMPTVVLEALALKVPVIATRVGGLTSLFSTYQHLLIEPRSTSQLKEAIHAYLYENKWTEQVKNDLYQIVHTQYSSSQNVQHLIEQYQDVLNRSISIV, from the coding sequence ATGAAGGTTCTATGGCTGACAAGTGTATATCCAAGTGAGAGGAATCCGAGTGAGGGTGTATTTCACGAAACACAAGTGCAGGAGCTTCTCAAGCAAGGAATAGAAGTGACAGTCATTTGTCCCAATCCTGTGAATCCGCCCATTTTACGGATGCTAAAAGCATCCTATCGCCAGAAAAGAGAAGTGCCAGAACAGGAATTGAGAGGTGGCGTGACCGTTTACAGACCACCGTATACAGCATTGCCTGGTCAACTGAAATGGGCTCAGCCGAGTAAACGAATAGCGGCTGCTGTACTTCATACGATTCAGCGTCATCAGCTATCCCCTGATTTCATACACGCGCACTTTTCCATGCCGTCAGGAGGAGCTGCCGCTGTCATTCAAGAGGAGACACAAATCCCATATGTTCTTACCTTGCATGGCAGTGATGTTAACGTGTATCCGCATTATAGCAAAGGGGCTTTCAAAGCCTTTGAGACAGCGGTGAAACAGGCATCTGCTGTATTCACAGTGAGTCAGGAGCTTGCGGAAAAGACAAAGGAAATGACGAAGGTGGACGCTCAATTCCTTCCACTTGGTATCCCGCTCAAGTCATTTTCCGATAAGCGAGAGAAGAAAGAAGAAATAAGGAAGCAGTTAGGTTTGCCTCTTCACGACAAACTGGTGGTGTTTGTTGGCCGCTTAGTCAAAGAAAAAGGGCTATTTGAACTAGCTGATGCTGTCAGTGGGATGAGCGGTGTGAAGGCGGTCTTTGTGGGAAAGGGTCCAATTGCAAAGGAACTCACTGAACGGGCAGGTTCATCCATTTTGCTTCCCGGACAAGTGCCGAATGAAAAGGTGAAGGATTACTTAATGGCAGCTGATCTATTGGCTCTTCCTTCCTACAGTGAGGGAATGCCGACAGTTGTGCTTGAGGCGCTAGCCTTAAAAGTGCCTGTCATTGCAACAAGAGTTGGTGGTCTCACATCATTATTTTCCACATATCAACACCTGCTCATTGAGCCGCGTTCAACGAGTCAGCTAAAAGAGGCCATTCATGCCTATCTTTATGAAAATAAATGGACTGAGCAAGTGAAGAACGATCTGTATCAAATCGTTCATACGCAATACTCATCATCACAAAATGTCCAGCACCTCATTGAACAATATCAAGATGTGCTGAATCGATCAATATCCATTGTTTAA
- a CDS encoding UDP-glucose/GDP-mannose dehydrogenase family protein gives MLKKIAVIGTGYVGLVSGTCFADIGNRVICCDIDETKINSLKSGIVPIYEPGLKELIEKNTEEGKLCFTTDIPAAIRESEIIYIAVGTPMTAQGEADLTFVKTVAQTVGEHLNGYKVIVNKSTVPVGTGRLVKAIVEKASRSKYPFDVVSNPEFLREGSAIRDTMNMERAVIGSTSTHASNIIKKLHEPFQTEIVETNLESAEMIKYAANAMLATKISFINDIANICERVGADVEKVSEGVGLDSRIGHKFLKAGIGFGGSCFPKDTMALLKIAETAGYRFKLIESVIETNNNQRAHLVSKLMSVFGEIKGKTISVLGLAFKPNTNDIRSAPALDIIPMLRELGAFVKAYDPIAYVEAERELGPQAVFSNDLYETVKDTDACLILTEWDEVKKMDKEQIKQLLRSPILIDGRNLFEPAEMKERGFIYQSIGRPGVWEAELVSKAQ, from the coding sequence ATGTTGAAGAAAATTGCTGTGATTGGAACAGGATATGTCGGATTAGTATCGGGTACATGTTTTGCTGATATAGGAAATCGCGTCATATGCTGTGACATAGATGAAACTAAAATCAACAGCCTTAAAAGTGGTATCGTTCCGATTTATGAGCCGGGCTTAAAGGAATTAATTGAGAAGAATACGGAAGAAGGCAAACTGTGCTTTACTACAGATATTCCTGCTGCGATTCGAGAATCAGAGATTATCTATATTGCAGTCGGAACACCAATGACAGCGCAGGGGGAAGCTGATTTAACTTTTGTGAAAACGGTCGCTCAAACAGTTGGTGAACACCTAAATGGTTACAAAGTGATTGTCAATAAAAGTACAGTACCTGTTGGAACAGGGCGTCTTGTCAAAGCCATCGTAGAAAAGGCATCACGTAGTAAATATCCTTTTGATGTTGTATCAAATCCAGAGTTCCTTCGTGAGGGCTCTGCGATTCGTGACACAATGAATATGGAGCGGGCAGTCATCGGATCTACGAGCACTCATGCATCGAATATCATTAAAAAATTGCATGAACCATTTCAAACAGAGATAGTTGAAACCAATTTAGAAAGCGCAGAGATGATCAAATATGCCGCAAATGCCATGCTCGCGACGAAAATCTCGTTCATCAATGACATCGCAAACATTTGTGAGCGAGTAGGTGCAGACGTTGAAAAAGTCAGCGAAGGTGTTGGATTAGACAGTCGCATCGGGCATAAATTTTTAAAGGCAGGCATTGGCTTTGGGGGTTCTTGCTTCCCGAAAGACACAATGGCTCTTCTCAAAATAGCAGAGACAGCGGGCTATCGGTTCAAGCTGATAGAATCCGTTATCGAAACAAATAACAACCAAAGAGCACACCTTGTCAGCAAACTAATGAGTGTGTTCGGTGAAATTAAAGGAAAAACCATTTCCGTATTAGGGCTCGCATTTAAACCAAATACAAACGATATACGATCAGCTCCGGCATTAGATATTATCCCAATGCTGAGAGAGCTTGGTGCTTTTGTGAAAGCCTATGATCCGATTGCTTATGTGGAAGCCGAAAGAGAGCTTGGTCCGCAGGCAGTCTTTAGCAACGATCTCTATGAAACAGTCAAAGATACAGATGCTTGTCTCATCTTAACGGAATGGGATGAAGTGAAAAAGATGGATAAAGAGCAAATCAAGCAACTTCTTCGATCACCAATTTTAATTGACGGAAGGAATTTGTTTGAACCAGCAGAAATGAAAGAAAGAGGATTTATTTACCAGTCTATTGGCCGCCCAGGCGTATGGGAAGCAGAATTGGTATCTAAGGCACAATAA
- a CDS encoding NAD-dependent epimerase/dehydratase family protein produces MKKVLVTGGSGFIGSHTVETLIEKGYEPIVLDNFSTGSQQNIAHLPVQCIEADITNPETIDVIKQMAPDYIIHLAAQVSVAVSVEDFVYDEGVNIKGSLHVIKAAAEIGVEKVVFASSAAVYGNPLYLPVDTAHRLQPSSPYGLSKLTVERYLEMAKSLYDVDYCILRYSNVYGPRQDALGEGGVVSIFADKFVKHETPYIFGDGEQTRDFIYVGDLAAANVAALTAQSNVCLNISCGHSITVNELFQTMKHVTRSHLEPIYKPQRAGDIVHSTLANEETKQVLAWEPVVSLQEGLARTISYYEQEVKA; encoded by the coding sequence ATGAAGAAAGTATTGGTTACTGGGGGCAGCGGATTTATTGGTTCACATACGGTTGAGACATTAATAGAAAAAGGTTACGAGCCCATCGTGCTTGATAACTTTTCAACAGGATCTCAGCAAAACATAGCACATCTTCCCGTTCAATGCATTGAGGCAGATATAACAAATCCGGAAACAATAGATGTGATAAAACAAATGGCCCCGGATTATATCATTCACCTTGCAGCACAAGTAAGTGTAGCAGTATCCGTGGAAGATTTCGTATATGACGAGGGAGTCAACATAAAAGGCTCTCTTCACGTCATAAAAGCAGCTGCTGAAATAGGTGTCGAGAAAGTGGTGTTCGCCTCATCGGCAGCTGTCTATGGAAATCCTCTTTATCTTCCAGTTGATACAGCCCATCGATTGCAGCCAAGTTCGCCCTACGGTTTATCAAAGTTAACGGTTGAACGATACTTAGAAATGGCGAAATCGCTCTATGATGTAGATTATTGTATTTTGCGATACAGCAATGTGTATGGTCCGCGCCAAGATGCTCTTGGCGAAGGCGGTGTTGTCTCTATTTTTGCTGACAAGTTTGTAAAACATGAGACGCCATACATTTTTGGAGACGGGGAACAAACAAGAGATTTTATTTATGTAGGTGATCTCGCAGCAGCAAATGTAGCGGCTTTAACAGCCCAATCAAACGTTTGTTTAAATATCTCATGTGGTCATTCCATCACAGTAAATGAGCTGTTTCAAACGATGAAGCATGTCACGAGATCTCATCTTGAACCGATTTACAAGCCACAGCGTGCGGGAGATATTGTGCACAGTACATTGGCGAATGAGGAAACAAAACAAGTCTTAGCATGGGAGCCTGTCGTTTCTTTACAAGAAGGTTTGGCTCGTACCATCTCCTACTATGAACAGGAAGTAAAGGCTTAA